A genome region from Pyrenophora tritici-repentis strain M4 chromosome 9, whole genome shotgun sequence includes the following:
- a CDS encoding DUF3328 domain containing protein, which produces MAVDDAKDTLKRGPRYDTLPNTDDHSDSSTEVGDWDTEDAVQPRRRRKTFWRRVKGYRWMLDTTLLLVIVGLLVEKRWQHQAKSHQYELAGDISGFAPTFSQQIVSFKPNDVFAPENETEFWGKETQDAWLSIVPEGLGYVNVKNASDYSNLPKPVHDYPGQTVYTTSVTHQLHCLYTILDAYNSMKFTMANPMSPKPVKMAWHINHCFEYIRQAIMCAGDVALEGAATTFPHGDNGEDRGGSDGWDAKHVCKDYSQVYAYLEKETINHMKWISSE; this is translated from the exons ATGGCAGTCGACGACGCGAAGGACACGCTAAAGCGCGGTCCGCGTTACGACACGCTACCCAACACCGATGACCACTCGGATTCCAGTACAGAGGTTGGAGATTGGGATACAGAAGACGCTGTGCAGCCAAGGCGGAGAAGAAAGACATTCTGGCGGAGAGTGAAGGGATACCGGTGGATGCTAGACACGACGCTTTTGCTGGTCATAGTCGGTCTGCTCGTTGAAAAGAGGTGGCAGCATCAGGCGAAGAGCCACCAGTATGAGCTTGCGGGGGACATTTCAGGTTTCGCGCCAACCTTTTCACAACAAATCGTCAGCTTCAAGCCGAACGATGTATTTGCTCCGGAGAACGAGACGGAGTTTTGGGGCAAAGAGACGCAGGATGCATGGCTGAGTATTGTGCCAG AGGGGCTAGGTTACGTCAACGTAAAGAACGCGAGCGACTATTCCAACCTCCCAAAACCTGTCCACGATTACCCCGGCCAGACTGTGTACACGACGTCGGTGACGCATCAGCTACACTGCCTCTATACCATTCTCGATGCCTATAACTCGATGAAGTTTACCATGGCGAATCCCATGTCACCGAAGCCGGTCAAGATGGCATGGCATATCAATCACTGCTTCGAGTATATCAGGCAGGCGATCATGTGCGCGGGTGATGTAGCGCTGGAAGGTGCTGCTACTACTTTCCCACACGGTGACAATGGCGAGGATCGGGGAGGTAGTGATGGATGGGACGCGAAGCACGTATGCAAAGACTACAGTCAGGTGTACGCCTACTTGGAAAAGGAGACGATCAACCACATGAAGTGGATATCTTCAGAATAG
- a CDS encoding CypX, Cytochrome P450 encodes MAHSPLLFIVAGAALSYMLYTRITLYIARRRFMKENGCQPCTAHFHKDPILGLDVMKTMAYNCKHHITLQENRKRFQKLGNTFHNRIVTMPFIVTCEPENIKTILSLKFKDYSLGNRQQNFTPLLGHGIFNADGERWANSRHLLRPNFARDQVADLEAFERHFQLMLRHIPRDGSTVDLQELFFCLTMDTATEFLFNHSTETLRTLGQDETNNEDVKFSKAFNYAQDDIATRFRYGIFDRFRKNVEGKAAIKTCHAYIEKFVDHALQFRQELESEKKSGAGKDEKYYFIQEVAKQTTDKARIREELINILLAGRDTTASLLSNMFFQIAKRPDIYAKLREEVATLEGRTPTYSELRDLKYVKWCLNESLRTHPVVPGNSRYATRDTVLPRGGGPDGQAPLFVPKGTTVGYSPYTMHRRPDLFGPDADEYKPERWETLRPGWEYLPFNGGPRICLGQQYALTEASYVTVRLVQEFKEIESRDADQWREKLTLTLCSLNGTKVGLTPA; translated from the exons ATGGCACACTCCCCGCTACTCTTCATCGTTGCGGGAGCCGCTCTATCCTACATGCTATACACGCGCATCACACTGTACATTGCGCGTCGGCGCTTCATGAAAGAGAATGGCTGCCAGCCATGCACGGCACATTTTCACAAGGACCCAATCCTTGGACTGGACGTTATGAAGACCATGGCCTACAACTGCAAGCACCACATCACACTGCAAGAGAACAGGAAACGGTTCCAAAAGCTCGGCAACACTTTCCATAACAGGATCGTTACCATGCCTTTTATCGTCACGTGCGAGCCGGAGAATATCAAAACCATTCTGAGTCTGAAATTTAAGGATTACAGCCTGGGTAACAGACAGCAAAACTTCACTCCGCTACTGGGTCACGGCATTTTCAACGCAGATGGAGAACGATGGGCTAACAGCCGTCATCTCCTTCGCCCCAACTTTGCCAGAGACCAAGTTGCTGATCTCGAAGCGTTTGAGCGTCATTTCCAGCTCATGCTTAGGCATATACCACGAGATGGGTCTACGGTTGATCTGCAGGAGCTCTTCTTCTGCTTGACCATGGACACGGCGACGGAATTCCTCTTCAACCACTCTACAGAAACACTCCGCACACTAGGCCAGGATGAAACGAATAACGAAGACGTTAAATTCAGCAAAGCATTCAACTATGCACAAGACGATATTGCGACCCGCTTTCGGTACGGAATCTTCGATCGGTTTAGGAAGAACGTCGAGGGAAAAGCTGCGATTAAGACATGCCATGCGTATATTGAAAAGTTTGTGGACCATGCCCTCCAGTTCAGACAGGAGCTGGAATCAGAAAAGAAGTCGGGAGCTGGCAAGGATGAGAAGTACTACTTCATCCAGGAAGTGGCGAAGCAGACTACAGACAAGGCAAGGATAAGGGAGGAACTCATCAACATCCTGCTTGCCGGACGCGACACAACAGCCAGTCTGCTCAGCAACATGTTTTTCCAAATCGCGAAGAGGCCAGACATCTATGCTAAGCTTCGGGAAGAAGTCGCGACGTTGGAGGGACGCACACCAACTTATTCAGAGTTGAGAGACCTGAAGTATGTGAAGTGGTGTCTCAACGAAT CACTGCGCACTCACCCTGTTGTTCCCGGGAACTCTCGTTATGCCACACGCGACACTGTTCTCCCCCGCGGCGGTGGACCTGATGGTCAAGCGCCGCTCTTCGTGCCCAAGGGAACTACGGTTGGCTACTCGCCATACACTATGCACCGACGCCCGGACCTGTTCGGGCCAGACGCAGACGAGTATAAGCCTGAGCGATGGGAGACTCTCCGGCCTGGATGGGAGTACCTACCTTTCAACGGCGGCCCACGCATATGCCTCGGCCAACAGTATGCCCTCACTGAAGCAAGCTACGTCACTGTTCGATTGGTACAAGAGTTCAAAGAAATCGAGAGCAGGGACGCCGATCAATGGCGAGAGAAATTGACGCTGACTCTTTGCTCGTTGAACGGTACCAAGGTTGGGCTTACGCCAGCCTAG